From Paenibacillus sp. V4I7, one genomic window encodes:
- the dgoD gene encoding galactonate dehydratase, whose amino-acid sequence MKITKLELFKVPPRWLFLKIETDEGITGWGEPVVEGKADTVAAAVMEMSDQIIGKDPMRIEDMFQVLYRGGFYRGGPILTSAISGIEQALWDIKGKFYNAPVYDLLGGACRDKTRVYSWIGGDRPSDVGQAAKQQVAAGFTAVKMNATEEVHYIDSISKVDEAIARIAAVREAVGKDVGIGIDFHGRVHKSMAKIIVKELEPYRPMFIEEPVLPENNEALKEIARYTSCPIATGERMYTRWGFKELLVQGIVDIIQPDLSHAGGILETRKIAAMAEAYDIAIAPHCPLGPIALAACLQLDTCSPNAFIQEQSLGIHYNQGSDLLDYLKDPSVFKYEEGFVANLTAPGLGIEINEDKVREMAAIGHNWKNPVWRQADGTVAEW is encoded by the coding sequence ATGAAAATTACGAAGTTGGAACTGTTTAAGGTGCCGCCAAGATGGTTATTTCTGAAAATCGAGACGGATGAAGGCATTACGGGATGGGGAGAGCCCGTCGTAGAGGGCAAGGCGGATACTGTTGCAGCAGCGGTGATGGAGATGAGCGATCAGATCATTGGCAAGGATCCGATGCGGATTGAGGATATGTTCCAAGTGCTGTACCGCGGCGGCTTCTACCGCGGAGGACCGATCTTGACCAGCGCAATCTCAGGCATTGAGCAAGCGCTCTGGGACATTAAGGGCAAATTCTACAATGCGCCGGTCTATGATCTACTTGGCGGTGCTTGCCGCGACAAGACGCGTGTCTATTCGTGGATCGGCGGGGACCGCCCGAGCGACGTAGGCCAAGCGGCCAAACAGCAGGTCGCAGCTGGATTTACGGCGGTGAAAATGAACGCCACCGAGGAAGTGCACTACATTGACTCCATCAGCAAAGTGGATGAAGCTATTGCGCGCATTGCCGCGGTACGCGAAGCCGTCGGCAAGGACGTTGGCATCGGCATCGATTTCCACGGCCGCGTGCACAAGTCGATGGCCAAAATCATCGTCAAGGAACTAGAGCCGTACCGGCCAATGTTCATTGAAGAGCCTGTTTTGCCTGAAAATAATGAAGCGCTTAAAGAGATCGCTCGTTACACCTCGTGTCCGATTGCCACGGGAGAGCGGATGTATACGCGCTGGGGCTTCAAAGAGCTGTTGGTCCAAGGAATCGTGGACATTATCCAACCCGATCTTTCCCATGCTGGAGGCATCTTGGAAACACGTAAAATCGCCGCGATGGCGGAAGCCTACGATATTGCAATTGCGCCGCACTGTCCGTTAGGCCCTATCGCCTTGGCAGCATGCCTGCAGTTGGATACGTGCTCTCCGAATGCCTTCATTCAGGAGCAAAGTCTCGGCATTCACTACAATCAAGGCAGTGATTTACTCGATTATTTGAAAGATCCTTCTGTGTTTAAGTATGAAGAAGGCTTCGTAGCCAATCTAACAGCTCCAGGTCTTGGCATCGAGATCAATGAAGATAAAGTAAGAGAAATGGCTGCAATTGGTCATAACTGGAAAAATCCAGTTTGGCGTCAAGCCGATGGTACAGTAGCCGAGTGGTAA
- a CDS encoding response regulator has product MIQLLIVDDEAHVVDRLQSTIDWASIGIEQVFKAYSGKEALELLEQMSINIVITDIQMPGISGLQLIAEINRRWAKTKCILLSGYSDFNYAKEAILQGSEDYLLKPVTEQALLATVSRVMEKLQKEWETVISTQRLTYTLKENLPLLRGNLLNDLLQGHKISEHSLREKMQILELPDYHEHACVLMMVRLESDFLEYDTGHLSLIEYAISNMADELFAEKFDSWHTKDAHDYLVFVMKHKQETPDKEDAAWLERTAADLQSAVSNYLKGKISILLSSWGEFPAEINALYNSSLSAFRKRIGSEHELFMRLGDESVQTELSALQRLYEPPTLNHLLEAARWEDTEEKLSLIFDEMEVRFSESQEHLLEVYFSIASAFAYIAHKNGRQLHQLIGGDYERMMEGIPFRTVNQLREWSIRSLQRMKEDMDQERQDSRATLIKDIRSFIDQHLASDVSLQSIADHVYMHPVYISKIYKLETGENLSDYINHARMDKAAYLLKNGQDKIYEIATQLGYQRPHSFNHAFKKHYGMTPQEYRDQYS; this is encoded by the coding sequence ATGATTCAATTATTGATTGTCGATGATGAAGCGCATGTCGTGGATCGGCTTCAGTCTACGATTGACTGGGCATCTATCGGGATTGAGCAGGTGTTTAAGGCTTATTCCGGTAAAGAAGCGCTTGAGCTGCTCGAACAAATGTCGATTAATATCGTGATTACGGACATTCAGATGCCCGGTATCTCCGGTTTGCAATTAATTGCTGAGATCAACCGTCGCTGGGCGAAGACCAAATGTATTCTCTTATCTGGATACTCGGACTTCAACTATGCCAAAGAAGCGATTCTACAGGGTTCGGAGGATTATTTGCTCAAGCCCGTCACGGAACAAGCTTTATTAGCTACGGTCAGCCGGGTGATGGAGAAGCTGCAGAAGGAATGGGAGACCGTCATCTCTACGCAGCGTTTAACGTATACTCTCAAGGAAAATCTCCCTTTGCTTAGGGGGAATTTATTGAATGATTTACTTCAAGGTCATAAAATATCGGAGCATTCACTTCGAGAAAAAATGCAGATTCTAGAGCTCCCTGATTACCACGAGCATGCTTGCGTTTTGATGATGGTCCGGTTGGAATCGGATTTTCTGGAATATGATACCGGACATTTATCGTTAATAGAATATGCCATTAGCAACATGGCCGACGAATTATTTGCGGAGAAATTCGATAGCTGGCATACGAAGGATGCTCACGATTATTTGGTATTTGTGATGAAGCATAAGCAGGAAACACCCGACAAGGAAGATGCTGCTTGGCTGGAACGTACGGCTGCTGATCTCCAATCGGCCGTGAGCAATTATTTGAAAGGCAAAATCTCCATCCTTCTGAGCAGTTGGGGCGAGTTCCCGGCCGAAATAAATGCGCTGTACAATAGCTCGCTTAGCGCTTTTCGCAAACGTATCGGGAGTGAGCACGAGCTGTTCATGCGACTTGGCGATGAGTCTGTTCAGACCGAACTGTCAGCCTTGCAACGGCTATATGAGCCGCCAACGCTCAATCATCTATTGGAAGCAGCAAGATGGGAAGATACAGAGGAGAAGCTGTCCCTGATTTTTGATGAAATGGAAGTTAGATTTTCTGAATCTCAGGAACATCTATTAGAAGTTTATTTCTCGATCGCATCCGCTTTTGCTTATATTGCGCATAAGAATGGCCGACAGCTGCATCAGCTCATTGGCGGTGATTACGAACGAATGATGGAAGGTATACCTTTTCGTACGGTGAATCAGCTGCGTGAATGGTCGATTCGTTCTTTACAACGCATGAAGGAGGATATGGATCAAGAAAGGCAGGACAGCCGTGCAACGCTGATCAAGGATATTAGGTCTTTCATCGATCAGCATCTGGCTAGCGACGTCTCCTTACAATCGATTGCCGATCATGTGTACATGCATCCGGTTTATATATCGAAGATCTATAAACTTGAAACGGGTGAAAATTTAAGCGACTACATCAATCATGCCCGGATGGATAAAGCTGCGTATTTGCTGAAGAATGGTCAGGATAAGATTTATGAAATCGCCACACAGCTTGGCTATCAACGCCCACATTCCTTTAATCATGCGTTCAAGAAGCATTATGGCATGACTCCGCAAGAGTACCGAGATCAATATTCGTAG
- a CDS encoding sensor histidine kinase: MPYKLNIFSKILVLLILLLIPIVLLYSYTNRITNNVVQDQIQSSNLNQLSFFMHQLDADVERLAMSPVILGSDPYIREFIDRNESPDYDMLKEQSRIIQKLSLQSVSSGWVNELTIAIPKGKQVLSSSIFVNGTDAWPWDSPIKRTWTYEERKGDNGIGSFSREISEPIRAQVAGQANVLYQVRFSVQNMIQLLDVYKQDKRSDPFLVDGQNRAIFNSSSNPSITHTIHERLAGQGLPLTGQVQFEIANQQYLISFVKSEQLGWYLVDYVPVEKILSPITMTRKLFYVSIALLLGMSILASFLLYRNVQIPIGKMIQSVQQVKRGDLSARIAYRAKNEFDFLIQRFNEMAEQIQVLVEDVYAEKIRSREATLKQLQSQIHPHFLYNSLFFIINSAEMEDKESVVAMSQNLAEFYRYTTRVEKQSVRLQEELDLVGHYLTIQNLRIHRLKYEISVPDEMLDERVPRLILQPLVENAIVHGIERSAEGDLITITGEQKDGWNRLIVEDNGGGLDEAGLDKLLKQLEAPMSDEIGCGTWNVHHRLYYQFGEGSGLTFERVNDGGLRAVLTLETQLP, translated from the coding sequence GTGCCGTATAAACTTAATATTTTCAGCAAAATTCTCGTTCTATTAATTCTACTCCTTATCCCTATTGTACTGCTCTACAGCTATACGAATCGGATAACGAATAATGTTGTTCAAGACCAGATTCAGTCATCGAATTTAAACCAGCTGTCTTTCTTCATGCATCAATTGGATGCGGACGTAGAGCGATTAGCGATGTCTCCGGTCATTCTCGGCAGCGATCCTTACATAAGGGAATTTATCGACAGGAATGAGTCGCCCGATTATGACATGCTGAAAGAACAGTCGCGAATTATACAGAAGCTTAGCCTTCAAAGTGTCTCCAGCGGATGGGTCAATGAGCTGACGATTGCCATACCGAAAGGGAAGCAAGTGCTGTCCTCTAGTATATTTGTCAACGGAACGGATGCGTGGCCTTGGGATAGCCCGATTAAGCGAACGTGGACGTATGAGGAACGCAAGGGTGACAATGGGATAGGGTCGTTCAGTAGGGAAATTAGTGAGCCTATACGTGCCCAGGTTGCCGGTCAAGCTAATGTGCTGTATCAAGTAAGGTTCAGCGTGCAGAATATGATTCAACTGCTTGATGTGTACAAGCAAGATAAACGAAGTGATCCTTTTTTGGTTGATGGGCAAAATAGGGCGATTTTCAACAGCTCGTCGAATCCGTCGATTACGCATACAATTCATGAAAGATTGGCTGGTCAAGGTTTACCGCTTACCGGCCAAGTTCAATTTGAAATTGCAAATCAACAGTATTTGATCAGCTTTGTGAAGTCGGAACAGTTGGGTTGGTACTTAGTTGATTATGTGCCTGTGGAGAAGATACTTTCTCCTATTACGATGACGCGTAAATTGTTTTACGTTTCTATTGCTCTGCTGCTTGGGATGAGCATTCTGGCTTCTTTCTTGCTGTATCGCAACGTGCAAATTCCTATTGGCAAGATGATTCAAAGTGTGCAGCAAGTGAAGCGAGGCGATTTATCGGCTCGGATCGCGTATAGAGCCAAAAATGAATTTGATTTCCTCATCCAGCGATTTAATGAGATGGCCGAGCAAATTCAAGTGCTTGTAGAGGATGTTTATGCGGAGAAAATACGCTCACGTGAAGCAACCTTGAAACAGCTGCAATCGCAGATTCACCCGCATTTTCTGTATAACTCCTTGTTCTTCATTATCAATTCAGCAGAGATGGAAGATAAAGAATCAGTCGTGGCCATGTCGCAGAATTTAGCCGAGTTTTATCGCTACACCACTAGAGTGGAAAAACAAAGTGTGCGGTTGCAGGAAGAACTGGATTTGGTAGGTCATTATTTAACGATTCAGAATCTCCGCATACACCGGTTAAAGTACGAGATATCTGTGCCAGATGAGATGTTAGATGAGCGGGTTCCCCGACTTATTTTGCAGCCGCTTGTAGAGAATGCCATTGTCCACGGGATTGAGCGCAGCGCAGAGGGGGATTTAATCACGATTACAGGTGAGCAGAAAGATGGCTGGAACCGACTAATTGTTGAAGATAACGGCGGAGGGCTGGATGAAGCGGGATTAGATAAGCTGCTTAAACAGCTGGAGGCTCCAATGTCCGATGAGATTGGCTGTGGAACATGGAATGTCCACCACCGATTGTATTATCAGTTCGGGGAAGGCTCCGGACTTACTTTTGAGCGAGTAAATGACGGTGGTTTAAGAGCAGTGCTAACGTTGGAAACACAACTCCCATGA
- a CDS encoding carbohydrate ABC transporter permease — MKPKKGLRFIQMLLTFLVLIAFGFPFVWMLLASFKTQSQILSTGDMFIFKPTFHNYVSVFKEYDFLKFIWNSFLVAAGSTLLSLVLGLPAAYAIARHHLHKLGLLILVARIIPGITFLIPWFILFSKIHLVDTYTALILSHMLVGLPFIIWIMISFFEALPTEIEESGLIDGCTHHQVFLRIILPISGPGVITASLLSFIFSWNNFMFSVILAGDKTKTLPIAVFNFMSYSEINWGALMAAACIITLPVLIIALVSQRYVVSGLSAGAVKG; from the coding sequence ATGAAGCCAAAGAAGGGCTTAAGATTTATACAAATGCTGCTAACGTTCCTAGTCCTAATCGCCTTTGGTTTTCCATTTGTTTGGATGTTACTGGCTTCTTTCAAGACACAGTCACAGATTTTATCGACAGGTGATATGTTCATCTTCAAACCAACTTTTCATAACTATGTCAGTGTGTTCAAAGAATACGACTTCCTGAAGTTTATTTGGAATAGTTTCCTTGTAGCAGCTGGTTCGACGCTTTTGTCCCTTGTTTTAGGGCTTCCGGCAGCTTATGCCATTGCAAGGCATCACCTTCACAAGCTTGGGCTTCTTATCTTAGTCGCGAGAATTATTCCGGGAATCACATTCTTGATTCCTTGGTTCATCCTGTTCTCCAAGATCCATTTGGTAGACACGTATACAGCGTTAATTCTAAGTCATATGCTTGTTGGATTACCGTTTATTATTTGGATAATGATTTCCTTTTTCGAGGCACTTCCAACGGAAATCGAAGAGTCTGGACTTATCGATGGATGTACGCATCATCAAGTGTTTCTGCGCATTATTTTGCCGATCTCAGGACCAGGTGTTATTACAGCTTCGTTACTCTCCTTCATATTTTCGTGGAACAATTTTATGTTCTCGGTTATCTTGGCAGGGGACAAAACAAAAACGTTACCGATCGCTGTGTTTAACTTTATGTCCTATTCCGAAATCAACTGGGGCGCGCTGATGGCTGCTGCCTGCATCATTACACTTCCGGTTCTCATCATTGCTTTAGTGTCTCAACGGTACGTGGTAAGCGGACTTTCTGCTGGTGCAGTGAAAGGCTAA
- a CDS encoding carbohydrate ABC transporter permease gives MQYSWFNRNLKWIYTLPAVIFVLLMMLFPIIYTFRISFYEWSMSATTPPLFVGLSNYIALFKDERFWHATGSTFYFTIMALGLEVILGIAIALLLSREFKGKNIVKTVFLLPMVATPVAMGLVWMLIYEPTIGVANMMLKSMGLQPLLWLASPNQVIPSLVIVDVWQWTPMIALIIMAGLATLPTDPYEAADVDGATAWRKFVSITLPLLKPTIIVAAMLRLIDVLKTFDIIYATTQGGPNFASETLNLYGYVLGFQYFKLGMASSLLVIFFALVMGLTLFMIWMRKRLEGTSS, from the coding sequence ATGCAATACAGTTGGTTTAACCGCAATTTAAAATGGATTTATACGCTTCCGGCGGTCATCTTCGTCCTGTTGATGATGCTGTTTCCAATCATTTATACATTCCGAATCAGCTTTTATGAGTGGAGCATGTCCGCGACAACACCGCCACTTTTTGTAGGGTTGTCGAATTATATTGCCTTATTCAAAGATGAGCGCTTTTGGCATGCAACAGGTTCAACGTTCTACTTCACGATCATGGCCCTTGGGCTTGAAGTTATCCTGGGGATCGCGATTGCCTTGCTGCTGTCGAGGGAATTCAAAGGAAAAAACATCGTAAAAACGGTATTCCTGCTGCCCATGGTAGCAACACCGGTAGCCATGGGCTTGGTGTGGATGCTTATCTACGAGCCAACGATTGGGGTAGCGAATATGATGCTCAAATCGATGGGCTTGCAGCCTTTGTTATGGCTAGCTTCGCCAAATCAGGTTATACCGTCATTGGTTATCGTAGACGTCTGGCAATGGACACCGATGATTGCTCTGATTATTATGGCAGGCTTAGCTACACTCCCAACCGATCCTTATGAGGCGGCGGATGTAGACGGTGCAACGGCATGGAGAAAATTCGTTTCCATTACGCTGCCCTTGCTGAAACCAACGATCATTGTAGCGGCGATGCTGCGCTTAATCGATGTGTTGAAGACGTTCGATATTATTTATGCGACAACACAAGGCGGACCTAATTTTGCTTCAGAGACATTGAACTTGTATGGGTATGTGCTTGGTTTCCAATACTTTAAGCTAGGTATGGCTTCATCGTTACTTGTTATCTTCTTTGCTCTGGTGATGGGACTGACTTTATTTATGATATGGATGCGTAAACGATTGGAGGGAACCTCATCATGA
- a CDS encoding sugar ABC transporter substrate-binding protein has translation MKKSLKQWVGVGTTVIMAATVVAGCGSTPENTQQPTPAAGATANAKPFAGKSINLVAANHPWADAIKPLLPDFEKETGIKVNVESFFEDQLTQKLTVQFTSGSATPDVFMYRPLQEGKLFYKNGWVQPLDDYAQKAKDYDFADFAKSAVGSTTVDAKLAGIPIITEQEILYYRKDLLQKAGIAVPKTLDELQAAVKKLHDPKNEMYGFVARGQRSPLVTQVSSFLYSEGADFTSGDKATINTPEAIKAFTTYGTLLKDYAPPGVLNMSWPQAFGIFAQGKVAFLTDANSLYKNATDPAKSQIADQVGFAVMPAGKAGSKPYSITSWGLAMNAKSGNKDATWAFIEWATSKDVVLKTQQKGNPGARASVWDKPEGTTGFPADLVPIIKESSKNGVDHDRPTVISVGEARDAVGEIVQKWMTGETNIQPVADKANAALQAIMDKDKTK, from the coding sequence ATGAAAAAATCATTGAAACAATGGGTCGGTGTTGGTACTACAGTTATCATGGCAGCAACGGTTGTTGCAGGATGCGGGAGCACGCCGGAGAACACGCAGCAGCCAACGCCTGCAGCGGGCGCAACGGCTAATGCAAAGCCTTTTGCAGGAAAGTCGATCAATTTAGTAGCAGCTAACCATCCTTGGGCGGATGCGATCAAGCCTTTGCTTCCTGACTTCGAGAAGGAAACGGGCATCAAAGTCAATGTTGAGAGCTTTTTCGAGGATCAGCTGACACAAAAATTAACCGTACAATTTACATCCGGTTCTGCAACACCAGACGTTTTCATGTACCGTCCGCTTCAAGAGGGTAAATTATTCTATAAAAACGGTTGGGTTCAACCGCTTGATGATTACGCTCAAAAAGCAAAGGATTATGATTTCGCCGATTTTGCTAAATCAGCTGTTGGTTCCACAACGGTTGATGCGAAGCTAGCTGGTATTCCGATTATTACCGAGCAAGAAATTTTGTACTATCGTAAAGATTTGTTGCAAAAGGCCGGTATCGCAGTACCGAAAACGTTAGATGAGCTGCAAGCAGCAGTTAAGAAGCTGCATGATCCGAAAAACGAAATGTACGGCTTTGTGGCTAGGGGCCAACGTTCACCGCTAGTTACGCAAGTTTCTTCCTTCTTATATTCAGAGGGTGCAGACTTCACGAGTGGCGATAAAGCAACGATTAACACGCCAGAAGCGATCAAAGCATTTACAACGTACGGCACTCTACTTAAGGATTATGCGCCTCCAGGCGTACTCAATATGTCTTGGCCGCAAGCTTTCGGTATTTTCGCTCAAGGGAAAGTTGCTTTCTTAACGGATGCGAACTCGCTCTACAAAAATGCGACAGATCCAGCGAAGTCCCAAATTGCCGATCAAGTTGGCTTTGCTGTCATGCCTGCGGGTAAAGCAGGTTCCAAACCGTATAGTATTACATCTTGGGGTCTTGCGATGAACGCCAAATCGGGAAATAAAGATGCAACTTGGGCATTCATCGAGTGGGCAACAAGCAAAGATGTCGTGTTGAAAACACAGCAAAAAGGGAACCCGGGCGCGCGCGCATCGGTTTGGGATAAACCAGAAGGTACGACAGGCTTCCCAGCGGATCTCGTTCCTATTATTAAAGAGAGTTCTAAAAACGGTGTAGACCACGACCGTCCAACGGTAATTAGCGTAGGTGAAGCTCGTGATGCCGTTGGTGAAATCGTACAAAAATGGATGACTGGTGAAACAAACATTCAGCCGGTAGCAGATAAAGCGAATGCAGCTCTGCAAGCGATTATGGATAAAGATAAAACGAAATAA
- the fumC gene encoding class II fumarate hydratase codes for MAQDYRIEKDTMGEIRVPVDKLWGAQTQRSYENFKIGTERMPVRLIGAFALLKKAAAQVNRELAGLNPEKAEAIAQAADEIVEGRWNDEFPLVVWQTGSGTQSNMNVNEVIAHRGSELLGDGVERIHPNDDVNRSQSSNDTFPTAMHVAGVIAVEEELLPAMELLQATLHSKMTAFADIVKIGRTHLQDATPLTLGQEISGWWAMLEQTARMVRSSVDTMRELAIGGTAVGTGLNAHPEFGARVAEALSRETGTRFVSAANKYHALTSHDQIVYAHGALKALAANLMKIANDVRWLSSGPRCGIGEITIPENEPGSSIMPGKVNPTQSEAMTMVVCQVMGHDAAIGFAASQGNFELNVFKPVIIHNFLQSVRLLADSMRSFNDNCLVGMEPNREVIQRNLEQSLMLVTALNPYIGYEKAASIAKQAHKEGLTLKESAVRSGYLTAEQFDSYVRPEDMVHPKTT; via the coding sequence ATGGCGCAAGATTATCGTATTGAAAAGGATACGATGGGTGAAATCAGAGTACCTGTGGATAAGTTGTGGGGGGCTCAGACGCAGCGCAGCTATGAGAATTTTAAGATTGGCACAGAACGGATGCCGGTGCGGTTGATTGGGGCTTTTGCCTTGTTGAAAAAGGCCGCCGCGCAGGTGAACCGAGAGCTAGCCGGATTAAATCCAGAGAAGGCGGAGGCGATTGCGCAGGCTGCTGATGAAATCGTGGAGGGCCGCTGGAACGACGAGTTCCCGCTCGTCGTTTGGCAGACGGGCAGCGGGACGCAGTCGAACATGAACGTCAATGAGGTGATTGCTCACCGAGGCAGCGAACTGCTGGGGGATGGCGTGGAACGCATACATCCCAACGATGATGTGAATCGTTCGCAAAGCTCGAACGATACGTTTCCAACGGCGATGCATGTCGCTGGAGTCATCGCTGTGGAGGAGGAGCTTTTGCCTGCGATGGAGCTTTTGCAGGCTACGCTCCACAGCAAGATGACGGCCTTCGCCGACATCGTGAAGATCGGCCGCACGCACCTGCAGGACGCCACCCCGCTGACGCTGGGGCAGGAAATCAGCGGCTGGTGGGCGATGCTGGAGCAGACGGCGCGCATGGTGCGCAGCAGCGTCGATACGATGCGCGAGCTGGCGATCGGCGGCACCGCCGTCGGCACCGGGCTGAACGCGCATCCCGAGTTCGGCGCGCGCGTCGCCGAAGCTCTGTCTCGCGAGACGGGCACGCGCTTCGTCTCGGCCGCGAACAAGTATCATGCGCTGACCAGCCATGATCAGATCGTTTACGCCCACGGAGCGCTGAAGGCGCTGGCGGCGAACTTGATGAAGATAGCCAACGATGTGCGGTGGCTATCGAGCGGTCCCCGCTGCGGGATCGGTGAAATCACGATCCCGGAGAACGAGCCCGGCAGCTCGATCATGCCGGGCAAGGTCAACCCCACGCAGAGCGAAGCGATGACGATGGTCGTTTGCCAGGTGATGGGCCACGATGCGGCCATCGGCTTCGCCGCCAGCCAGGGCAACTTCGAGCTGAACGTGTTCAAGCCCGTGATCATACACAATTTCCTGCAGTCCGTGCGGCTGCTGGCTGATAGTATGCGCTCGTTCAATGACAACTGTCTCGTTGGCATGGAGCCGAATCGCGAGGTCATTCAGCGCAACCTTGAGCAATCCCTCATGCTGGTTACAGCGCTCAACCCGTATATCGGGTATGAGAAAGCGGCCAGCATTGCGAAGCAAGCCCACAAAGAAGGGCTGACACTGAAGGAGTCAGCCGTGCGCAGCGGCTACTTAACGGCTGAGCAGTTTGACAGCTACGTGCGTCCGGAAGACATGGTGCATCCGAAGACAACGTGA
- a CDS encoding thioesterase family protein, whose amino-acid sequence MESKLDIIVRSTEIDVNGHVNNAKYLEYLEWGREKWYEQSQLSYETFGTMGIQTVTVNITINYKKECKQGDHLTVTCRPEKMGRSSYMLKQEIFNKQGDLCADALVTSVTMDSTTRKSREAPEALRKHFE is encoded by the coding sequence ATGGAATCCAAACTGGATATTATCGTCAGATCAACGGAAATTGATGTGAACGGACACGTCAATAATGCCAAATATTTGGAGTACCTAGAATGGGGGCGCGAGAAATGGTATGAGCAGTCCCAGTTATCTTATGAAACCTTTGGCACGATGGGGATTCAAACTGTTACGGTGAACATCACCATCAATTATAAAAAAGAATGCAAACAAGGAGATCACTTAACGGTCACCTGCCGCCCTGAAAAAATGGGGCGCTCCAGCTATATGCTGAAGCAAGAGATTTTCAACAAGCAAGGTGACCTATGTGCTGACGCCCTTGTCACCAGCGTAACAATGGATAGCACGACGCGTAAAAGCCGAGAAGCGCCGGAGGCGTTGCGGAAACATTTTGAATAA
- a CDS encoding pyridoxamine 5'-phosphate oxidase family protein, producing MGKSFEALLPEHEAFIAKQHIFFVGSAPLTAEGHVNLSPKGHDVLRILSANEVAYLDLTGSGNETSAHLEENGRITLMFTAVEGPPMILRLYGKGRVVLPGTPEWEKLSSRFTLLPGARQIIVAHVHEVKASCGYSVPFYTYEGERNTLQNWAAKQGEQGLNNYWQEKNMTSMDGLQTTIGQKLSTDTV from the coding sequence ATGGGGAAATCATTCGAAGCACTGCTGCCGGAACATGAGGCTTTTATCGCGAAGCAGCACATCTTTTTTGTGGGGTCGGCACCACTAACGGCGGAAGGGCACGTAAATCTTTCACCGAAGGGTCATGATGTACTGCGTATTTTATCAGCGAATGAAGTGGCCTATTTGGACTTAACCGGAAGCGGGAATGAGACAAGTGCGCATTTAGAGGAAAATGGACGAATTACATTGATGTTCACGGCTGTGGAAGGGCCACCTATGATACTGCGACTGTATGGGAAGGGGCGTGTTGTTCTGCCAGGGACCCCGGAGTGGGAGAAGTTATCTTCGCGTTTTACGCTGCTGCCTGGAGCTCGGCAAATCATCGTCGCCCACGTTCATGAGGTCAAAGCATCATGCGGCTACAGCGTCCCTTTTTATACCTATGAGGGAGAACGGAATACCCTGCAGAACTGGGCAGCGAAACAAGGAGAGCAAGGGTTGAATAACTATTGGCAAGAAAAAAACATGACGAGCATGGACGGACTGCAGACGACAATCGGTCAAAAGTTATCCACAGACACTGTGTAA
- a CDS encoding DUF3298 and DUF4163 domain-containing protein yields the protein MNGLHEPVSIQTYRVLRDKLNLLYPAVVQHTPYPAELAMNTAIVNAVNKQLHEQGYPQNPQTDVTAHYELKTNERGILSLTLWNYAFSGGAHGLTIQNALTFNTESGKAYTLKDLFKPGSDYVAKLSAIIKAELKTRDIPLLVEFNSIRPDQDFYIADKALVVYFQVYELAAYVYGFLYFPISVYAIQDIIAEDGPLGNMLY from the coding sequence ATGAACGGATTACATGAACCCGTTAGTATACAGACGTATAGAGTGCTTCGTGATAAATTAAACCTGCTGTACCCAGCAGTTGTGCAGCATACGCCTTACCCGGCAGAGCTTGCAATGAACACAGCGATTGTTAACGCGGTTAATAAACAGCTTCACGAGCAAGGCTATCCGCAAAATCCGCAGACAGATGTGACGGCTCATTACGAGCTAAAGACGAATGAACGAGGTATCCTTAGCTTAACCTTATGGAATTATGCTTTTTCGGGCGGAGCTCATGGACTAACGATCCAAAACGCACTGACCTTCAACACAGAATCAGGCAAGGCCTATACGCTCAAAGATCTGTTTAAGCCCGGCAGCGATTACGTTGCCAAGCTTAGTGCCATCATTAAGGCTGAGCTTAAAACACGGGATATTCCTTTGTTGGTTGAATTTAATAGTATTAGACCAGATCAGGATTTTTATATCGCTGATAAGGCTTTGGTGGTTTATTTTCAAGTGTATGAGCTGGCCGCTTATGTCTACGGATTTTTGTATTTTCCTATTTCTGTGTATGCCATCCAAGATATCATCGCTGAAGATGGACCGCTCGGTAACATGCTTTATTAG